In Helianthus annuus cultivar XRQ/B chromosome 3, HanXRQr2.0-SUNRISE, whole genome shotgun sequence, a single window of DNA contains:
- the LOC110928514 gene encoding protein DETOXIFICATION 51: MCNPTATTPPDHHPPPPPPPPHFYLNLHSLPLSKSHFQTTTKSPNNNTNNINNTNTKTKSILFPTPSDVAYETKALFKLSSPIAITALIFYTRSIISMLFLGRLGETELAAGSLAIAFANITGYSVLSGLALGMEPLCSQAFGARRMKVLSVTLHRTVIFLLVVCLPIGVLWLNTTRILIYLHQDQTIARVARTYLVFTLPDLLSNSFIHPTRIYLRAQGITFPLTLASFIGTLLQLPLNYVLVFRFRFGVAGVAASSSVSNFVVLVALVVYVWWTGLHLPTWTNPTRDCLTGWGPLVRLAAPSCVSVCLEWWWYEIMIVLCGLLPDPNATIASMGILIQTTALLYVFPSSLSFAVSTRVGNELGANRPDKARVSAMVSVFFAGLMGLSAMLFATSMRENWGLMFTSDSDILRLTSAALPIIGLCELGNCPQTVGCGVVRGTARPTTAANVNLGAFYLVGMPIAVGLGFGLGVGFIGLWLGLLSAQVCCAGLMLYVVGTTDWEHQAKKAEMLTCNGGAGGDTPLTSLDRDIENQPLICIMMTSP, encoded by the coding sequence ATGTGTAATCCCACCGCCACTACCCCACCTGATCACCACCctccaccaccacccccaccaccccATTTCTACCTCAATCTCCACTCACTCCCCCTCTCCAAATCCCATTTTCAAACCACCACTAAATCACCCAACAACAACACCAACAacattaataatactaatactaaaaCTAAGAGTATCCTTTTTCCTACACCCTCGGATGTTGCATATGAAACCAAAGCTTTATTCAAGTTGTCCTCTCCTATAGCAATAACGGCTTTGATCTTTTACACACGGTCCATAATATCTATGCTTTTTTTGGGCCGGCTAGGCGAGACTGAGCTCGCAGCCGGCTCGTTGGCTATCGCGTTTGCGAACATTACCGGATATTCTGTTTTATCCGGTTTGGCTCTCGGGATGGAGCCGCTTTGTTCGCAAGCGTTCGGTGCCCGAAGGATGAAGGTGTTATCCGTTACGCTACACCGAACGGTTATTTTTCTGCTTGTAGTGTGTTTACCCATTGGAGTGTTGTGGCTAAACACGACACGGATTTTGATATATTTACATCAGGACCAGACCATTGCACGTGTGGCTCGCACGTATTTGGTTTTTACTTTACCTGATTTATTATCCAACTCGTTTATTCACCCGACCCGCATTTACCTTCGTGCGCAAGGCATCACGTTCCCGCTAACCTTAGCTTCCTTCATCGGCACGTTACTACAGTTACCGTTGAACTATGTTCTCGTGTTCCGGTTTCGGTTTGGCGTTGCGGGTGTCGCTGCGTCGTCGTCGGTTTCGAACTTTGTTGTTTTAGTCGCGCTTGTGGTTTACGTGTGGTGGACCGGGTTGCATTTGCCCACGTGGACGAACCCGACCCGGGATTGTTTGACTGGGTGGGGGCCGTTGGTCCGGTTGGCAGCACCGAGCTGTGTCTCGGTCTGCCTCGAGTGGTGGTGGTACGAGATCATGATTGTGTTATGTGGGCTACTTCCGGACCCCAACGCGACAATCGCGTCGATGGGCATTTTAATCCAAACGACCGCTTTGTTATACGTGTTTCCGTCTTCGCTTAGTTTCGCGGTTTCGACCCGAGTTGGAAATGAGCTCGGTGCAAACCGGCCCGATAAGGCCCGAGTGTCCGCGATGGTGTCGGTTTTTTTCGCGGGGTTGATGGGTTTATCAGCCATGTTGTTTGCGACATCGATGAGAGAGAACTGGGGTTTGATGTTCACGAGTGATTCCGATATTTTACGGTTGACGTCAGCGGCCCTACCAATTATCGGGCTATGTGAGCTGGGGAACTGTCCCCAGACAGTTGGCTGCGGGGTTGTGCGAGGCACTGCTCGACCAACTACTGCAGCCAACGTGAATCTTGGAGCATTTTATCTAGTGGGAATGCCTATTGCGGTAGGGCTTGGGTTCGGGCTTGGGGTCGGGTTTATCGGGCTTTGGCTCGGGTTACTTTCGGCCCAGGTTTGTTGTGCTGGGCTGATGTTATATGTGGTGGGGACCACAGATTGGGAGCATCAAGCAAAGAAAGCAGAGATGTTAACATGCAACGGAGGTGCAGGTGGAGATACACCTTTAACATCTTTAGATCGTGACATTGAAAACCAACCGTTGATTTGCATAATGATGACGTCACCGTGA
- the LOC110931128 gene encoding uncharacterized protein LOC110931128, with amino-acid sequence MTNEGNDDDTVPNVTEQMKEMPGVTGGELASQLTKEMEAKISEEVGKAIEASLPQFVERLQPTILLAVEDMITELKDSLSQEKDDGSESDVDPRPVKKSKLDTPKEKVRSSHMTTAEAKAEPDVISGEESGSSSGQAGEDTCLKGAL; translated from the exons ATGACTAATGAAGGCAATGATGATGATACGGTGCCGAATGTCACCGAACAGATGAAAGAAATGCCCGGTGTAACCGGGGGCGAATTAGCATCTCAATTAACTAAAGAGATGGAAGCTAAAATTTCTGAGGAAGTCGGAAAGGCAATAGAAGCCAGTCTACCGCAGTTCGTCGAGAGACTACAACCCACAATTTTGCTAGCAGTAGAAGATATGATAACTGAATTAAAAGATAGTCTCTCACAAGAAAAAGATGACGGGAGTGAGTCGGATGTGGACCCAAGACCCGTAAAGAAATCAAAGCTTGATACCCCAAAAGAGAAGGTAAGGTCTTCCCACATGACAACCGCAGAGGCTAAAGCTGAACCTGACGTCATTTCAG gcgaGGAATCCGGAtcgtcgagtggacaagccggagAAGATACGTGTTTGAAGGGTGCGCTTTAA